In Caretta caretta isolate rCarCar2 chromosome 4, rCarCar1.hap1, whole genome shotgun sequence, one genomic interval encodes:
- the LOC142071815 gene encoding class I histocompatibility antigen, F10 alpha chain-like has translation MLRAVSAMFDVLYVAALDFRERLLLTLSCVSGFHIIQTIYGCDLREDNTTWGFYQDSYDGRDFLTFDKETVTWVAADIGAQISKRRWDAEVLDNQRWKRYLEETCIPWLRSSLEYGKETLQRKVRPTARVSDRSSHDGLTTLSCKVSGFYPRDITVTWLRNGESRQQETYSEGILPSGDGTYQTWVTMEIDPKIKGHYSCHVEHESLSEPLSVSWEPNNLIPTVAGVITAVVLGGAIIGVVVWKKKRPGKKGDGYAVAQANDQGSSGSDLSAKA, from the exons ATGCTACGTGCTGTGAGTGCGATGTTTGATGTGTTGTATGTGGCCGCGCTAG AtttcagagagaggctgctgctgaccCTCAGCTGTGTTTCAGGGTTTCACATTATCCAGACGATATACGGCTGTGATCTCCGGGAAGACAACACCACTTGGGGGTTTTACCAGGATTCATATGACGGACGCGACTTTCTTACCTTCGATAAGGAGACCGTGACTTGGGTAGCAGCAGACATTGGGGCTCAGATCTCCAAGAGGAGATGGGATGCTGAAGTACTTGACAACCAGCGGTGGAAACGCTACCTGGAGGAGACATGTATTCCCTGGCTAAGGAGTTCTTTAGAGTACGGGAAGGAGACTCTGCAGAGGAAAG TGCGCCCAACAGCTAGAGTGAGCGACAGGTCATCTCATGACGGCCTCACCACCCTCTCCTGTAAGGTCAGTGGGTTCTACCCCCGGGACATCACCGTGACCTGGCTGAGAAATGGGGAGAGCAGACAGCAAGAGACCTACTCTGAAGGCATCCTACCCAGTGGGGACGGGACCTACCAGACCTGGGTGACAATGGAGATTGATCCCAAGATCAAAGGCCATTATTCATGTCACGTGGAGCATGAAAGCCTATCAGAGCCACTCTCCGTCTCCTGGG AACCAAATAATCTGATTCCCACTGTGGCTGGAGTTATCACTGCAGTTGTCCTGGGTGGTGCTATAATCGGAGTAGTCGTCTGGAAAAAGAAACGCCCAG ggaagaagggagacgGCTATGCTGTAGCTCAGG CAAACGACCAAGGATCTAGTGGTTCTGACCTATCTGCCAAGG CTTAA